From [Clostridium] symbiosum, a single genomic window includes:
- a CDS encoding PTS sugar transporter subunit IIA: MEERKSKLFVCTHGRFGEELIRTAEMIVGEIKDVTPFSLLPGTSPEELKEAVRNELEKSSGESFLCLVDLLGGTPFNVMAEFRKEFDITIVTGLNLPMFLEAYGEFSGRPVRETAECAREALKDSGRVIKSIKAEEEDNGC; encoded by the coding sequence GTGGAAGAGAGAAAAAGTAAACTGTTCGTCTGTACACATGGACGGTTTGGTGAAGAACTGATTCGGACGGCAGAAATGATTGTCGGGGAGATTAAGGACGTAACGCCGTTTTCGCTGCTTCCGGGGACGTCACCGGAAGAACTGAAAGAGGCGGTAAGAAACGAACTTGAGAAAAGCAGTGGCGAAAGTTTTCTGTGCCTGGTTGATTTACTTGGAGGGACGCCTTTTAATGTTATGGCTGAATTCCGTAAGGAATTTGACATCACGATTGTGACAGGATTAAACCTTCCGATGTTTTTGGAAGCATACGGAGAATTTAGCGGCCGGCCGGTGCGGGAAACGGCGGAATGTGCCAGAGAGGCTTTGAAAGACAGCGGACGTGTGATAAAAAGCATAAAAGCAGAGGAGGAAGACAATGGGTGTTGA
- a CDS encoding class II fructose-bisphosphate aldolase: MIIPMHILLEDAKKNGYAVAAPNVFNRETIEAAFMAGKELKSPVVLDVHPVHGIYECAEIVRFYEKRYPEVAAALNLDHGSGYKVVVNAIHAGFSSVMIDRSTCPYRQNVDEVKEIAKIAHAVGISVEAELGHVGQGNEYEETRDSGLTRLEEALPFIEETDADCLAVAVGTSHGVYKGEPKIDFELLKVLAEQIPVPLVLHGGSGTGDENLQKSIRHGISKINLNTDLNEGGIAAIKEACDKGFTRILKGKNDDEMKAARMNLQMVFAEGAKGWKEKLEYYMKLFGSVNRI, translated from the coding sequence ATGATTATACCAATGCACATACTTTTGGAGGATGCAAAGAAAAATGGATATGCGGTTGCAGCTCCCAATGTATTCAACAGAGAAACAATAGAAGCTGCATTTATGGCAGGAAAGGAACTTAAATCGCCTGTTGTCCTGGATGTTCATCCGGTGCACGGAATTTATGAATGCGCGGAAATCGTGAGGTTTTACGAAAAGAGATATCCGGAGGTGGCGGCGGCTCTCAATCTGGATCATGGCAGCGGGTACAAGGTGGTGGTTAATGCAATTCATGCCGGATTCTCTTCTGTCATGATTGACCGTTCTACCTGCCCTTACAGGCAGAATGTGGACGAGGTGAAGGAGATTGCCAAAATTGCCCATGCAGTAGGGATTTCCGTAGAGGCTGAACTGGGACATGTCGGTCAGGGCAATGAATATGAGGAAACCAGGGATTCGGGCCTTACGAGGCTGGAAGAAGCGCTTCCCTTTATAGAAGAGACGGATGCGGATTGTCTGGCCGTTGCGGTAGGAACTTCCCATGGCGTTTATAAAGGAGAACCGAAGATTGACTTTGAACTCCTTAAAGTACTGGCGGAACAAATCCCGGTTCCCCTGGTGCTCCATGGCGGTTCCGGTACAGGAGATGAGAATCTTCAGAAATCAATCCGGCACGGAATATCAAAAATTAATCTGAACACAGATTTAAATGAGGGCGGAATTGCCGCCATTAAGGAGGCGTGTGACAAGGGCTTTACAAGGATTCTCAAAGGGAAAAACGATGATGAGATGAAAGCGGCCCGCATGAATCTTCAGATGGTGTTTGCGGAAGGTGCAAAAGGGTGGAAGGAAAAACTGGAATATTACATGAAGCTGTTCGGCAGTGTGAACCGCATCTAA
- a CDS encoding PTS sugar transporter subunit IIC → MNLIMALTAGLCYFIGSCRVGSGTYHSLGSGCFIGLICGLVFGDVPKGLLIGASINLVYLGVVAPGGNIPTDEILASSIAIPLALQGNLEPEMAVTLAMPFGMLGVFLEQIRKTTNIYWVHKADRYAEEGNDRGIYMCGTWYPLALAFILRFVPVFTLQFFGADVIYRLLEILPTWLTSGLNVAGGMLPAIGFAIILKCIGNKLLLPYFFIGFFAVKYLGINTMAASIFGGCLALIIYFNSMKKEAA, encoded by the coding sequence ATGAATTTAATAATGGCCTTAACTGCCGGACTATGCTACTTTATTGGCTCGTGCCGGGTTGGTTCCGGTACATATCATTCACTTGGTTCGGGCTGTTTTATCGGACTAATCTGTGGTCTTGTATTTGGCGATGTTCCCAAAGGTCTTCTGATCGGAGCAAGTATCAATCTTGTTTATCTGGGAGTTGTTGCACCGGGAGGAAATATCCCGACAGATGAGATTCTGGCCAGCAGCATTGCGATTCCTCTGGCGCTCCAGGGCAATCTGGAGCCGGAAATGGCTGTTACACTGGCAATGCCGTTTGGAATGCTTGGGGTGTTCCTGGAACAGATCCGGAAAACCACAAATATTTACTGGGTACATAAAGCGGACCGCTATGCGGAAGAGGGTAACGACAGGGGAATCTATATGTGCGGAACCTGGTATCCTTTGGCACTGGCGTTTATACTGCGGTTTGTTCCTGTTTTTACACTTCAGTTTTTTGGAGCGGATGTTATCTACCGTCTTCTGGAAATTCTGCCGACGTGGCTTACAAGCGGATTGAATGTGGCGGGAGGCATGCTTCCGGCAATCGGTTTTGCGATTATTTTAAAGTGCATTGGCAACAAGCTGCTTCTTCCCTACTTTTTTATCGGATTTTTTGCTGTTAAATATCTGGGGATTAATACGATGGCAGCATCGATATTCGGAGGATGCCTGGCCCTCATCATCTATTTTAACTCTATGAAAAAGGAGGCGGCATAG
- a CDS encoding zinc-binding dehydrogenase encodes MDFTKTAVLRGKEQVTLEQRRLPELDENSVLVKIHACNICTSEYGVYNGSRTSRPIPLVFGHEWSGEVLKAGTHVMGFKEGDMVACGYEFDPYSPESLEGRTSECRHIKTANDLNDDGYYGNAGCAEYAVKSQVGLYKIDQSVDPAVGGLLEPVASVVYGLRKLHVEKNETIVVIGAGTMGIINAVTAREYGCRVIISELLDKKLETARAYGFEVIDAKEMDPVKEVMRLTDNRGADAVVVAVGAQAATDQAFEMLKPKRGRVLLFAAAYPSPQINLDVNTIHYRKLDIIGTFGADHCDFTEAARLINKGVDYSRVIECCYKLDQIDEAFQAACAMGAYRVCVKMD; translated from the coding sequence ATGGATTTTACAAAAACAGCCGTCCTCCGGGGAAAAGAGCAGGTTACCCTGGAACAGAGGAGGCTGCCGGAACTGGACGAAAATTCCGTTCTGGTAAAAATACATGCATGCAATATCTGTACGTCGGAATATGGCGTATATAACGGCAGCCGGACATCACGTCCGATTCCTTTGGTCTTCGGCCATGAGTGGTCGGGGGAGGTACTTAAGGCAGGCACTCATGTTATGGGATTTAAAGAAGGCGATATGGTCGCCTGCGGCTACGAGTTTGATCCTTACAGCCCGGAGTCATTAGAGGGAAGGACCAGTGAATGCCGCCATATTAAAACGGCAAATGATTTAAACGACGACGGGTATTACGGGAACGCCGGATGCGCGGAATATGCGGTTAAATCACAGGTCGGTCTCTATAAAATCGATCAATCGGTGGATCCGGCTGTCGGCGGGCTGTTAGAACCAGTTGCTTCCGTCGTATATGGACTCAGAAAGCTCCATGTTGAAAAAAATGAGACAATTGTGGTAATCGGTGCGGGGACAATGGGAATTATTAATGCCGTTACAGCCAGAGAATACGGATGCCGTGTCATTATAAGTGAGCTTCTCGACAAAAAGCTGGAGACGGCCAGGGCATACGGGTTTGAAGTGATCGATGCAAAAGAGATGGATCCGGTTAAAGAGGTTATGCGCCTGACGGACAACAGAGGAGCGGACGCCGTTGTAGTTGCAGTGGGAGCGCAGGCTGCCACGGATCAGGCGTTTGAAATGCTGAAACCGAAAAGAGGACGGGTACTGCTGTTTGCCGCAGCATATCCCAGCCCCCAAATAAACCTCGATGTAAATACAATTCACTACAGGAAACTTGATATTATCGGAACCTTCGGCGCGGATCACTGTGACTTTACGGAAGCGGCGAGACTGATTAATAAGGGCGTGGATTACAGCCGGGTAATCGAGTGCTGTTATAAATTGGATCAGATAGACGAGGCCTTTCAAGCGGCCTGTGCAATGGGAGCATACCGTGTATGTGTGAAAATGGATTAG
- a CDS encoding PTS sugar transporter subunit IIB, whose product MGVELIRVDFRMIHGQIMVKWLKQTGAKKIVGVNDGVATDPFLGDIYKMSAPVGVDIDIMTRDQAAEHFSGEIGEKVLVLFKCVEDAEYCFKRGFPMKSLQIGGLGAGPGRINVYGPITLDAKDAAMLKGMSDAGVEVVFQQVPDESSTSLEKILKKFDFGLR is encoded by the coding sequence ATGGGTGTTGAATTAATCCGGGTTGATTTCAGAATGATTCATGGCCAGATAATGGTTAAGTGGTTAAAACAGACCGGCGCGAAAAAAATTGTTGGAGTAAATGATGGAGTTGCAACCGATCCTTTTCTGGGAGATATTTATAAAATGTCGGCACCGGTAGGTGTGGATATTGATATTATGACACGGGATCAGGCAGCAGAACATTTTAGCGGTGAAATCGGGGAAAAGGTGCTTGTACTGTTTAAATGTGTGGAGGATGCGGAGTACTGTTTTAAGAGAGGATTTCCGATGAAGTCATTGCAGATAGGCGGGCTTGGGGCAGGACCGGGACGGATTAATGTATATGGACCGATTACCCTGGATGCAAAAGATGCCGCCATGCTGAAGGGAATGAGTGACGCGGGAGTGGAAGTGGTATTTCAGCAGGTGCCGGATGAATCCAGTACTTCACTGGAAAAAATATTGAAGAAGTTTGATTTTGGTTTGAGATAG
- a CDS encoding PTS system mannose/fructose/sorbose family transporter subunit IID: protein MENNLENGKKTEITRLSNKELFRTYMRLYITNEMSNSYERLQSLNFCVTVAPHLKKWYADNKEEYVSALQRHLQFYNTESTIGSIICGVVLSMEERKAQGEDIPEEAITGIKTGLMGPMAGVGDSLIRSTLKSTILALACSFALAGNALGGILPLLYPVIMIIVGYYMLKIGYEVGREAIMNIMKTGKFAAIIQATGIMGMFMMGALSSSYVKLSTPLQFQMENAANPIIVQQILDGIIPGILPLGLVFLVYGYLSKGGQKYSNIVWLILAAALIGSIIGLFG from the coding sequence ATGGAAAATAATTTAGAAAACGGAAAGAAAACTGAGATAACCAGACTCAGCAACAAAGAACTGTTCCGCACCTATATGAGGCTCTATATCACGAATGAGATGAGCAATTCATACGAGAGGCTGCAGTCATTAAACTTCTGTGTGACGGTAGCGCCGCATCTGAAAAAATGGTATGCGGATAATAAAGAAGAATATGTAAGCGCCCTTCAGAGGCATCTGCAGTTTTATAATACGGAGTCCACAATCGGTTCCATTATCTGCGGCGTGGTACTTTCGATGGAAGAGCGTAAGGCTCAGGGGGAGGACATCCCGGAAGAAGCAATTACCGGAATTAAAACCGGTCTGATGGGACCGATGGCCGGAGTAGGTGACTCCCTGATCCGTTCAACACTCAAATCCACTATCCTGGCGTTAGCCTGTTCCTTTGCCCTGGCAGGGAATGCCCTGGGAGGCATCCTGCCGCTGCTGTATCCGGTTATTATGATTATTGTGGGATATTACATGCTGAAAATCGGATATGAGGTAGGCCGAGAAGCAATTATGAACATCATGAAGACCGGAAAATTTGCCGCCATTATCCAGGCGACGGGAATTATGGGAATGTTCATGATGGGAGCTCTGTCCTCATCCTATGTGAAGCTGTCGACACCGCTTCAGTTCCAGATGGAGAACGCCGCCAATCCGATTATTGTCCAGCAGATTCTGGACGGAATTATACCGGGTATCCTGCCCCTCGGACTGGTGTTCCTGGTCTACGGTTACCTGTCGAAAGGCGGTCAGAAATACAGCAACATTGTATGGCTCATTCTTGCAGCCGCTTTAATCGGAAGTATTATTGGACTATTCGGGTAA